A single Bosea sp. PAMC 26642 DNA region contains:
- a CDS encoding amidohydrolase family protein, translated as MSLRAARRPEGRILLTARWLLGHRDGRHRLYEHGEIVFEDGAVIFTGHGFPGEVARRIDYGHSLIGPGFVDLDALSDLDTTILAYDNQPAWQKGRVWPRSYLEAGPYEMYSREELAFQKAHAFATLIRNGITTALPIASLFYRAWGETAQEFEDAADAAAKLGLRTYVGPAYRTGNQLVEADGTITTHYDEKRGLSELDAAIAFCRRHEGAADGLIRTMLAPDRIETSTATLLRRTAAAGRELDVPVRLHCCQSKTEYDLVLAQHGMSPPEWLDSLGFLDERSLLPHGTFVSGSRHITRPGRDLAIIRDAGATIVHCPLVSGRHGNAIDHFGRYREMGLRIGMGTDTSPPDMIMNMQVGMILARVTAGSVMACRSEDYYDAATIGGADALRRPDLGRLQPGARADITVFDFDRPHLGQIIDPIQTMLLAGQGRDFSTVIIDGRFVMQHRLIPGVDEAAEKRRAQAQFEGVMARYPERTHGHPPASAIFSSSYPVEPAQAGR; from the coding sequence GTGAGCTTGCGCGCCGCCAGGCGGCCAGAGGGCCGCATCCTGCTCACCGCGCGCTGGCTGCTCGGCCACCGCGACGGCCGGCACCGTCTCTACGAGCATGGCGAGATCGTCTTCGAAGACGGCGCAGTTATTTTCACCGGGCACGGCTTCCCCGGCGAGGTGGCGCGGCGCATCGATTACGGCCATTCCCTGATCGGGCCCGGCTTCGTCGACCTCGACGCGCTTTCGGACCTCGACACCACGATCCTCGCCTATGACAACCAGCCGGCCTGGCAGAAGGGCCGCGTCTGGCCACGCTCCTATCTGGAGGCCGGCCCCTACGAGATGTACTCGCGCGAAGAGCTCGCCTTCCAGAAGGCGCACGCTTTCGCCACGCTGATCCGCAACGGCATCACGACAGCCCTGCCGATCGCCTCGCTGTTCTACCGGGCCTGGGGCGAGACGGCGCAGGAGTTCGAGGACGCGGCCGACGCCGCGGCGAAGCTTGGCCTGCGCACCTATGTAGGCCCGGCCTATCGCACCGGCAACCAGCTGGTCGAGGCTGATGGCACGATCACGACGCATTACGACGAGAAGCGGGGCCTGTCGGAGCTCGACGCCGCGATCGCCTTCTGCCGGCGACACGAGGGCGCGGCCGACGGCCTGATCCGGACGATGCTGGCGCCGGACCGGATCGAGACCTCGACTGCGACGCTCCTGCGCCGGACCGCTGCCGCGGGCCGTGAGCTCGACGTGCCGGTGCGGCTGCATTGCTGCCAGTCGAAGACGGAATACGACCTCGTGCTGGCCCAGCACGGCATGAGCCCGCCCGAATGGCTGGACAGCTTGGGGTTCCTCGACGAGCGCAGCCTGCTGCCGCACGGCACCTTCGTCTCCGGCAGCCGTCACATCACGCGGCCCGGCCGCGACCTCGCGATCATCCGCGACGCCGGCGCGACGATCGTGCACTGCCCGCTGGTCTCGGGCCGGCACGGCAATGCGATCGACCATTTCGGCCGCTATCGGGAGATGGGCCTCAGGATCGGCATGGGCACCGATACCAGCCCGCCCGACATGATCATGAACATGCAGGTCGGCATGATCCTCGCCCGCGTGACGGCCGGCAGCGTCATGGCCTGCCGGAGCGAGGACTATTACGACGCAGCGACCATCGGCGGGGCCGATGCGCTGCGTCGGCCCGATCTCGGCCGCCTGCAGCCCGGCGCGCGCGCTGACATCACGGTGTTCGACTTCGACCGCCCCCATCTCGGCCAGATCATCGACCCGATCCAGACCATGCTGCTCGCCGGGCAGGGCCGCGATTTCTCGACCGTGATCATCGACGGGCGCTTCGTGATGCAGCACCGGCTCATTCCCGGCGTCGACGAAGCGGCCGAGAAGCGGCGCGCCCAAGCGCAGTTCGAGGGCGTGATGGCGCGCTATCCGGAGCGCACCCACGGGCATCCGCCAGCGAGCGCGATCTTCTCGTCGAGCTACCCGGTCGAACCTGCGCAGGCCGGGCGATGA
- a CDS encoding ABC transporter ATP-binding protein, which translates to MTALLSVKDLRIVFDGRHGPLTALDGITFEIAPGEILGVVGESGAGKSLTGTAVIGLLDPPGRISGGEIHLDGQRIDTLPQAAMRKLRGRRIGAIFQDPLTSLHPLLTVGEQLVETILTHLPVSQGQARQRALALLNEVGIPAAETRIDQYPHQFSGGMRQRVVIALALCAEPQLIIADEPTTALDVSIQAQITTLLKRLCREHGTAIMLVTHDMGVIAETADRVAVMYAGRIVEIGSVNEVTRRPRHPYTAGLMASIPSVHARNAVLNQIDGSMPRLGAIPQGCAFNPRCGLATDLCRTDRPVLPPSAHAAACYFPLMEGAHA; encoded by the coding sequence ATGACGGCGCTGCTTTCCGTGAAGGACCTGCGCATCGTCTTCGACGGCCGGCACGGCCCGCTGACGGCGCTCGACGGCATCACCTTCGAGATCGCGCCCGGCGAGATCCTCGGGGTCGTCGGCGAGTCCGGCGCGGGCAAGTCGCTGACCGGCACGGCAGTGATCGGCCTCCTGGATCCGCCCGGCCGCATCAGCGGCGGCGAGATCCACCTCGACGGCCAACGCATCGACACTCTGCCGCAGGCCGCTATGCGCAAGCTGCGCGGCCGCCGGATCGGGGCGATCTTCCAAGATCCACTCACCTCGCTCCATCCCCTTCTGACCGTCGGCGAGCAACTCGTCGAGACCATCCTGACCCATCTTCCGGTTTCGCAGGGGCAGGCGCGCCAGCGCGCGCTCGCACTGCTGAACGAGGTCGGCATCCCGGCGGCGGAGACGCGCATAGACCAGTATCCGCACCAGTTCTCGGGTGGAATGCGACAGCGGGTTGTGATCGCGCTCGCGCTCTGCGCCGAGCCGCAGCTGATCATTGCAGATGAGCCGACGACAGCGCTCGACGTCTCGATCCAGGCGCAGATCACGACATTGCTGAAGCGGCTCTGCCGCGAGCACGGCACCGCGATCATGCTCGTGACGCACGACATGGGCGTCATCGCAGAGACGGCCGACCGCGTCGCGGTGATGTATGCCGGCCGCATCGTCGAGATCGGCTCGGTCAATGAGGTGACGCGCCGGCCGCGCCATCCGTACACGGCAGGCCTGATGGCCTCGATCCCGAGCGTCCATGCCCGCAACGCCGTGCTCAACCAGATCGATGGGTCGATGCCGCGGCTGGGCGCGATCCCGCAGGGCTGTGCCTTCAACCCGCGCTGCGGACTTGCAACCGATCTCTGCCGGACGGACAGGCCCGTACTCCCGCCGTCGGCCCACGCCGCCGCCTGTTATTTCCCGCTGATGGAGGGCGCGCATGCCTGA
- a CDS encoding ABC transporter ATP-binding protein → MPDRAAILEVASASCRFDVSAPALSRFLGRQPRRILRAVEDVSFTVARGSTFSIVGESGCGKSTLARMVVGLQKPTDGTLRFRDIARADGGSGPPRVQMIFQDPYASLNPRWRVGDIVAEPIRELKLRPNEAETQARVGELLEIVGLSRGDAQRYPHAFSGGQRQRISIARALATEADFLVCDEPTSALDVSVQAQILNLMVRLQQEFGLTYLFISHNLSVVRHMSDHLAIMYLGRIVESGPAEQVFSEPRHPYTRLLLDTIPDVEKPNRARRPMSGEVPSPIAPPPGCAFHPRCAMATDICRVERPELRMQNDVSVACHHQAARTA, encoded by the coding sequence ATGCCTGACCGCGCCGCAATCCTGGAGGTCGCTTCCGCTTCCTGTCGCTTCGATGTCTCGGCGCCGGCCCTGTCGCGGTTCCTGGGCCGCCAGCCGCGCCGCATCCTGCGCGCGGTCGAGGACGTCTCATTCACGGTCGCGCGCGGCTCGACCTTCAGCATCGTCGGCGAATCCGGCTGCGGGAAGTCGACGCTGGCGCGCATGGTGGTCGGGCTGCAGAAGCCGACCGACGGCACGCTGCGCTTCCGCGACATCGCGCGCGCCGATGGCGGGTCCGGGCCACCACGCGTGCAGATGATCTTCCAGGATCCCTATGCCTCGCTCAATCCGCGCTGGCGCGTCGGGGACATCGTCGCCGAGCCGATCCGGGAGCTCAAGCTTCGCCCGAACGAGGCCGAAACCCAGGCGCGCGTCGGAGAACTGCTTGAGATCGTCGGGCTCTCGCGCGGAGATGCGCAGCGCTATCCACATGCCTTCTCGGGTGGCCAGCGTCAGCGCATCTCGATTGCGCGCGCGCTGGCAACGGAAGCCGATTTTCTGGTCTGCGACGAGCCGACATCGGCGCTCGACGTGTCGGTGCAGGCCCAGATCCTGAACCTAATGGTGAGACTCCAGCAGGAATTTGGCCTGACGTATCTCTTCATCAGCCACAACCTCTCAGTCGTGCGCCACATGTCGGATCACCTCGCGATCATGTATCTCGGCCGCATCGTCGAGAGCGGCCCGGCCGAACAGGTCTTCAGCGAGCCACGCCACCCCTACACACGGCTGCTGCTTGACACGATCCCCGATGTCGAGAAGCCGAACCGCGCACGCCGACCTATGTCGGGCGAGGTACCGAGCCCGATAGCGCCGCCGCCGGGCTGCGCCTTCCATCCACGATGTGCCATGGCGACCGACATTTGCCGCGTGGAGCGTCCCGAACTGCGCATGCAAAACGACGTTAGCGTCGCCTGCCATCATCAGGCCGCCCGGACGGCCTGA
- a CDS encoding xanthine dehydrogenase family protein molybdopterin-binding subunit, with product MASFAIGQPVPRKEDEILVQGQGQYTDDLSLERQLFAAFVRSPHAHGHLRAVDTADAQAMKGVVAIYTGADLTGQGYKAIITPLNVPGRDGASMKTPERAALATDKVRFVGDPIAIVVAHTADQARNAAEAVGLDIDVLPAVTDAEQALGIEAPQLYNDLAGNLIVDFQFGDSNKVAAAFTEAAHITRLRIVNNRVVVNPIEPRAALASFDGKSKRYTLHAPSQGAFGMRNNLAAAMGVKPAELRLVTGHVGGSFGMKASVFPEYVVLLHAARMLKRPVKWTDQRSESFVSDHHGRDMVFEAELALDARGRFLATRFTGVANMGAYLTPVGAIMPTSNIGKNSVGMYRTPLVEVRTRCAVTNTPPIGAYRGAGRPEGNYFMERLIDTAAREMGIDSASLRRRNLVSPAKLPWATPMGTIYDSGDFPALFERALEASDWKGYPARLKASRKAGLLRGRGIGCFLEVTAPPSNEMGGIHFEPDGSVSIVTGTLDYGQGHWTPFAQLLTSQLGVPFEQIKLVQGDSDRLIAGGGTGGSKSLMASGSAIIEASDLVIEKGKLLAGHFLEANVADIAFAAGQFTVVGTDRSIGIMDIAARLQGGAAVAPDLPQSLDVDHVFNAAPSAYPNGCHIAEVEIDPETGHVEVARYVMVNDFGTVVNPMLVEGQLHGGIVQGIGQALFERTVYDESGQLMTGSYMDYALPRAEDVPFFSFESQGMPTQNNRVGAKGCGEAGCAGSLPSVMNAVVDALAPYGITHLDMPATPQEVWRVIQSGKSFRQNSPPATAT from the coding sequence ATGGCATCGTTTGCGATTGGTCAGCCTGTACCGCGCAAGGAGGATGAAATCCTCGTGCAGGGGCAAGGGCAATATACCGACGACCTGAGCCTCGAGCGGCAGCTCTTCGCGGCTTTCGTCCGCAGCCCTCACGCGCATGGCCATCTGAGGGCCGTCGATACGGCTGATGCCCAGGCGATGAAGGGCGTCGTCGCGATCTACACCGGCGCGGATCTGACCGGCCAAGGCTACAAAGCCATCATCACGCCGCTCAATGTACCCGGCCGCGACGGCGCGTCGATGAAAACACCTGAGCGAGCGGCGCTGGCAACCGACAAGGTTCGCTTCGTCGGCGACCCCATCGCGATCGTCGTCGCCCACACAGCCGATCAGGCCCGCAATGCCGCGGAGGCGGTCGGGCTCGACATCGATGTCCTGCCTGCCGTCACCGATGCCGAGCAGGCGCTCGGCATCGAGGCCCCGCAACTCTATAACGACCTCGCCGGCAATCTGATCGTCGATTTCCAGTTTGGTGACAGCAACAAGGTCGCCGCGGCCTTTACCGAGGCCGCGCACATCACCCGGTTGCGGATCGTCAACAATCGCGTCGTCGTCAACCCGATCGAGCCGCGCGCCGCCCTTGCGAGCTTCGACGGCAAGTCGAAGCGTTACACGCTGCATGCGCCGAGCCAGGGCGCCTTCGGCATGCGCAACAACCTGGCCGCGGCCATGGGGGTGAAGCCGGCCGAGCTGCGCCTGGTCACCGGCCATGTCGGTGGCTCGTTTGGCATGAAGGCCTCTGTGTTTCCTGAATACGTCGTCCTCCTCCACGCAGCCCGCATGCTGAAGCGGCCGGTCAAATGGACCGATCAGCGCTCGGAGAGCTTCGTCTCGGACCATCATGGCCGCGACATGGTATTCGAGGCCGAGCTGGCATTGGACGCTCGCGGTCGCTTCCTCGCCACGCGCTTCACGGGCGTGGCGAATATGGGCGCCTATCTCACGCCCGTCGGCGCGATCATGCCGACATCGAATATCGGAAAGAACTCGGTCGGCATGTACCGGACGCCGCTGGTCGAAGTCCGGACCCGCTGCGCGGTGACCAACACGCCGCCCATCGGGGCGTATCGCGGCGCGGGACGGCCGGAAGGCAATTATTTCATGGAGCGCCTGATCGATACGGCGGCCCGTGAGATGGGGATCGACAGCGCGAGCCTGAGGCGACGCAACCTGGTTTCGCCCGCCAAACTGCCCTGGGCGACGCCGATGGGCACGATCTATGACAGCGGCGATTTCCCGGCGCTGTTCGAGCGAGCTCTCGAGGCGTCCGACTGGAAGGGATATCCCGCAAGGCTGAAGGCAAGCCGGAAGGCGGGTTTGTTGCGCGGGCGCGGGATCGGCTGTTTTCTCGAAGTGACGGCGCCGCCCTCAAATGAAATGGGCGGCATCCATTTCGAACCGGACGGCAGCGTGAGCATCGTCACCGGCACGCTCGACTACGGCCAGGGACATTGGACGCCTTTCGCCCAGCTCCTGACCAGCCAGCTCGGCGTTCCCTTCGAGCAGATCAAGCTCGTGCAGGGCGACAGCGACCGGCTGATTGCCGGCGGCGGCACAGGCGGCTCGAAATCGCTGATGGCGAGCGGCTCGGCGATCATCGAGGCGAGCGATCTGGTGATCGAAAAGGGCAAGCTGCTCGCCGGTCATTTCCTGGAGGCCAATGTCGCCGATATCGCGTTCGCAGCCGGCCAGTTCACCGTCGTCGGAACCGATCGCTCGATCGGCATCATGGACATCGCGGCCAGGCTTCAGGGTGGTGCCGCAGTCGCGCCGGACCTGCCGCAGTCGCTCGATGTCGATCATGTCTTCAACGCGGCGCCCTCGGCCTATCCCAATGGTTGTCACATCGCCGAGGTCGAGATCGATCCGGAGACCGGGCATGTCGAGGTCGCGCGCTATGTCATGGTCAACGACTTCGGCACCGTCGTGAACCCGATGCTCGTCGAGGGCCAACTTCATGGTGGCATCGTTCAGGGCATCGGCCAGGCGCTGTTCGAGCGGACCGTCTATGACGAGAGCGGCCAGCTGATGACAGGCTCCTATATGGATTACGCACTGCCTCGGGCGGAGGATGTTCCGTTCTTCTCGTTCGAGAGCCAGGGCATGCCGACGCAGAACAATCGAGTCGGCGCCAAAGGTTGCGGGGAAGCCGGGTGCGCCGGCTCCCTGCCCTCGGTGATGAACGCGGTCGTCGACGCCCTAGCGCCCTATGGCATCACGCATCTCGACATGCCAGCGACTCCTCAGGAGGTCTGGAGAGTGATTCAATCGGGAAAGAGCTTCCGCCAAAACAGCCCGCCGGCCACGGCCACCTGA
- a CDS encoding cupin, with the protein MGLRFIFMLTRNDRTVGDAMEQLATALALGVRHIGFKDIGLPLDTLKALNTAIKAGGATSYLEVVSLDRDSEIVSAKAAVEIGIDILLGGTRVDDVLPIIAGTTIQYCPFPGTISGHPSVLEGSIEDIVASSQALASRDGVHGLDLLAYRSRENVPALIDAVCSAVSKPVYVAGSIDTPGRIAALKQAGAAGFTIGTAALDGKYPADGMDVPSQLKTSIRDVAMLNRHISPFHKENLTSAFG; encoded by the coding sequence ATGGGCCTTCGCTTCATTTTCATGCTCACCCGCAACGATCGCACGGTCGGCGATGCGATGGAGCAACTTGCGACGGCTCTGGCTTTGGGAGTCCGGCATATCGGTTTCAAGGATATCGGCCTGCCGCTCGACACGCTGAAGGCGCTCAACACGGCGATCAAGGCTGGCGGCGCGACCTCCTATCTCGAGGTGGTTTCGCTCGATCGCGACAGTGAGATTGTCTCGGCAAAAGCCGCGGTCGAGATCGGCATCGACATTCTGCTGGGCGGGACGAGGGTCGACGACGTGCTGCCGATCATTGCCGGGACGACGATCCAGTACTGCCCCTTCCCGGGCACGATCTCCGGACATCCAAGCGTTCTTGAGGGTAGCATCGAGGACATCGTCGCCAGTTCGCAGGCCTTGGCCTCACGCGACGGCGTGCACGGCCTTGATCTCCTAGCCTATCGTTCGCGCGAAAACGTCCCGGCACTCATCGACGCCGTCTGTTCCGCCGTGTCCAAACCCGTCTATGTGGCCGGATCGATCGACACGCCGGGCCGTATCGCGGCCTTGAAGCAGGCCGGCGCGGCCGGCTTTACCATCGGCACAGCCGCTCTCGACGGGAAATATCCGGCCGATGGCATGGATGTGCCAAGCCAGCTCAAGACGAGCATCCGGGATGTCGCGATGCTCAATCGGCACATCTCGCCGTTTCACAAGGAAAATCTGACGAGCGCTTTCGGATGA
- a CDS encoding cupin domain-containing protein: protein MKLAKLEGEAGWHFNSREDEVFFVHKGRLLMRFRDRDEVIEEGEFIVVPHGVERCPTALEKVCEVVILEIGTTSRDL, encoded by the coding sequence ATCAAGCTTGCTAAGCTCGAGGGCGAGGCCGGCTGGCATTTCAACAGCCGCGAGGACGAGGTCTTCTTCGTCCATAAAGGACGGCTGCTGATGAGGTTCCGCGATCGCGACGAGGTCATCGAGGAGGGCGAGTTCATCGTCGTGCCGCATGGCGTCGAACGTTGCCCGACCGCGCTGGAAAAAGTCTGCGAGGTCGTGATTCTCGAGATCGGCACGACGAGCCGCGACCTTTAG
- a CDS encoding SDR family oxidoreductase, whose translation MNKTALIAGVSGIVGNNLALSLVASGWSVQGLARRPPHNAPGVAPIAADLLDPTHLSAALVDRRPSHVFITTWLRQKTEAENIRINAAMVRNLLDALRPTESVRHVALVTGLKHYLGPFEAYGKGSLPATPFREDQARLDIENFYYAQEDEVFSAAERDGFGWSVHRPHTIIGYALGNAMNMGVTLAAYASLCRETGRPFRFPGSAMQWNGLTDMTDARLLARHLEWAATTPAARNEAFNVVDGDVFRWSWMWGRLADWFGLEPVPFDGTVRPLEEQMVDDAPVWADLAARHGLVEPDLGRLASAWHTDADLGRPIEVVTDMSKSRRLGFLDYQATDGAFFDLFTRLRASKVIP comes from the coding sequence ATGAACAAGACGGCATTGATTGCAGGCGTCAGCGGCATCGTTGGAAACAACCTCGCGCTCAGCCTCGTCGCGTCTGGCTGGTCGGTGCAGGGGCTCGCAAGGCGGCCGCCGCACAACGCTCCAGGCGTCGCCCCCATCGCGGCCGATCTGCTCGATCCCACACATTTGTCGGCCGCGCTGGTCGACCGACGACCAAGTCATGTCTTCATCACCACTTGGCTGAGGCAGAAGACGGAGGCAGAGAATATCCGCATCAATGCCGCCATGGTCCGCAATCTCCTCGATGCGCTCCGGCCGACGGAAAGTGTGCGCCATGTCGCTCTCGTCACGGGTCTCAAGCACTACCTTGGTCCGTTCGAGGCCTATGGAAAGGGCAGCCTGCCGGCAACGCCGTTTCGAGAGGATCAAGCCCGCCTCGATATCGAGAACTTCTACTACGCCCAAGAAGACGAAGTTTTCTCCGCTGCCGAACGCGACGGTTTCGGCTGGAGCGTGCACCGGCCTCACACCATCATCGGCTATGCACTGGGCAACGCCATGAACATGGGCGTGACGCTAGCCGCCTATGCGTCCCTCTGCCGGGAGACCGGGCGTCCGTTCCGTTTCCCCGGCTCCGCTATGCAGTGGAACGGGCTGACCGACATGACAGATGCGCGCCTGCTCGCCAGGCACCTCGAATGGGCAGCTACGACGCCAGCTGCGCGCAATGAGGCCTTCAATGTCGTCGATGGCGATGTCTTTCGATGGAGCTGGATGTGGGGTCGCCTTGCCGATTGGTTCGGGCTCGAGCCTGTACCGTTCGACGGCACGGTGCGTCCTTTGGAAGAGCAGATGGTCGACGATGCGCCGGTCTGGGCCGATCTCGCGGCACGGCACGGACTGGTCGAGCCCGATCTCGGGCGCCTCGCATCGGCTTGGCATACGGATGCCGATCTCGGCCGCCCAATCGAGGTAGTGACCGACATGAGCAAAAGCCGGCGCCTCGGCTTCCTCGACTACCAAGCGACGGACGGCGCCTTCTTCGATCTGTTCACGCGCCTGCGAGCCTCGAAGGTCATTCCGTGA
- a CDS encoding winged helix-turn-helix transcriptional regulator, whose translation MILHTLHARHDGRARTGVLQRSIPGVSKKMLVQTLRDMEGSGLLTRHVAGTVPPAVEYRLTPLGARFVEPVELLYAWGRRNDDALDALGDRPTSRRQTRS comes from the coding sequence ATGATCCTGCACACACTTCATGCCCGGCACGATGGGCGCGCGCGAACCGGCGTTCTGCAGCGGAGCATTCCCGGCGTCTCGAAGAAGATGCTTGTTCAGACCCTGCGCGACATGGAAGGCAGCGGCCTCCTGACGCGGCATGTCGCCGGCACCGTGCCCCCAGCCGTCGAGTATCGCCTCACCCCGCTCGGAGCGCGTTTCGTCGAGCCTGTCGAGCTTCTCTACGCCTGGGGCCGCAGAAACGACGACGCACTGGATGCCCTCGGCGACCGTCCGACATCTCGACGTCAGACGAGGAGTTAG
- a CDS encoding LysR substrate-binding domain-containing protein, which yields MPPLKSLQAFEAAARLLSFKRAAAELGVTPTAVSHQIRLLERHCGQSLFRRRPRPLSLTPAGRQLFPVLRDGFEAFAGTLSGLRRGEAASELRVTCTNAFAARWLVPRVSNWRLSHPDFRLDIIGTDTVVDLEAGEADLAIRYARKPPVGLISVELMRDSFLVVGSPRLIGSRQLPLDPVDVASLPLIDIEWPATDAEAPTWRRWQTEAASSGMLTPDLSSMPTLSFREEAHGIEAAVKGQGLAICSDVLVGNERSTGALIQISPLRLAGYGFHIAHRAKHPKIGAINAFIDWAQRSLSNPA from the coding sequence TTGCCGCCGCTCAAGTCGCTTCAGGCCTTCGAGGCAGCAGCGCGGCTGCTGAGTTTCAAGCGCGCGGCTGCCGAACTCGGCGTGACGCCGACGGCTGTCAGCCACCAGATCAGATTGTTGGAACGGCACTGCGGCCAGAGCCTGTTCCGCCGCAGACCGCGTCCGCTGAGCCTGACGCCAGCCGGACGACAGCTTTTCCCCGTGCTCCGCGACGGGTTCGAGGCATTCGCCGGCACATTAAGTGGCTTGAGGCGTGGTGAAGCGGCAAGCGAGCTGCGTGTGACCTGCACGAACGCATTCGCGGCCCGCTGGCTCGTGCCTCGCGTGTCAAACTGGCGCTTGAGCCATCCCGATTTCAGGCTCGATATCATCGGCACAGACACCGTCGTCGACCTGGAAGCGGGTGAAGCTGACCTCGCGATCCGCTATGCGCGCAAGCCGCCAGTCGGCCTAATCTCCGTCGAGCTGATGCGCGATTCCTTTCTCGTCGTCGGCAGCCCTCGGCTGATCGGATCACGCCAACTACCACTCGATCCGGTGGACGTCGCCTCGCTTCCGCTAATCGATATCGAATGGCCGGCAACCGATGCCGAGGCGCCGACTTGGCGACGCTGGCAGACGGAGGCCGCCTCCAGCGGCATGCTGACGCCCGACCTCTCATCCATGCCAACGCTCAGCTTCCGGGAGGAAGCCCATGGCATCGAGGCAGCGGTCAAAGGCCAAGGACTTGCGATATGCAGCGACGTGCTCGTCGGCAATGAGCGTTCGACCGGCGCGCTTATTCAAATCTCGCCTCTCCGGCTCGCCGGGTACGGCTTCCATATCGCTCATCGTGCCAAACACCCAAAGATCGGCGCCATCAACGCCTTTATCGATTGGGCGCAGCGTTCCTTGAGTAACCCGGCTTAG